The Rhododendron vialii isolate Sample 1 chromosome 5a, ASM3025357v1 genome contains a region encoding:
- the LOC131325430 gene encoding zinc finger CCCH domain-containing protein 64 isoform X2, translating into MAPPRILLCGDVLGRLNQLFKRVSSVNKSAGPFDALLCVGQFFPDSSDLLEEFTDYIEGRSDIPLPTYFIGDYGAGALKVLSAATRDPANLGFKMEGLRIRENLYWLKGGGKFTLHGLSVVYLSGRHSTSSQQFGTYSQDDVDALRALAEEPGIVDLFLTNEWPSGVTNGAVTSDLPLGVFDSYGSSSTVSELVAEIKPRYHVAATKGIFYAREPYTNVEAVHITRFLGLAPVGNKDKQKFLHAISPTPASVMASSEIGMKTTNTTLFPFSSVEKATHTTDGAPKRSSDTASDSQYWRYDTSQKRQKHGDSDGNKLCFKYLSSGSCDRGEKCHFQHNEGARDQYLSGVCFDFLIKGKCERGPDCAFKHGAEEEGNSFPSGRPRSGNANSERSRDCWFCLSSPSLESHLITSIGEHYYCALAKGPLVEDHVLVIPIEHIPTTLVSSPECETELIRFQNSLKMYFKNQGKEAVFFEWVFKRGSHANLQAIPILPSRVSAIQDIFNLAAQKLGFKFMVIKNDDSSEGRKMLQMKFDRKCSLFYVELPGGTILYHLVDENEKFPTQFGREVLAGLLNKADRADWRNCKLSKEEEEKTVGNFKNRFKEYNPNP; encoded by the exons ATGGCTCCTCCCAGAATTCTTCTCTGCGGCGACGTTCTCGGCCGCCTCAATCAGCTCTTCAAACGAGTCTCAtcg GTCAATAAATCAGCTGGTCCATTCGACGCGCTTCTCTGCGTGGGCCAGTTCTTCCCGGACTCGTCTGACCTGCTGGAGGAGTTCACGGACTACATCGAAGGACGGTCCGACATCCCTCTCCCGACTTACTTCATTGGCGACTACGGCGCCGGTGCTCTGAAGGTTCTGTCGGCGGCCACGAGGGATCcggcaaacctagggtttaagATGGAGGGTTTGAGAATTCGTGAGAATTTGTATTGGTTGAAAGGCGGTGGCAAGTTCACCCTCCATG GGCTGTCTGTGGTATACTTATCTGGCAGGCATTCGACAAGTAGCCAACAATTTGGAACATACAGCCAAGATGATGTTGATGCACTTCGAGCATTAGCTGAGGAACCTGGCATAGTGGACTTGTTCCTTAC TAATGAGTGGCCAAGCGGGGTCACAAATGGTGCTGTTACTTCTGATCTTCCTCTTGGAGTCTTTGATTCGTATGGTAGCAGTTCCACTGTGTCAGAATTAGTAGCGGAGATCAAGCCTCG CTACCATGTTGCAGCTACTAAGGGTATATTTTATGCTCGAGAACCCTATACCAATGTTGAAGCTGTACATATAACACGTTTCTTAGGTCTTGCTCCTGTTGGAAACAAAGATAAACAG AAATTCTTACATGCAATATCTCCTACTCCAGCATCTGTCATGGCTTCTTCTGAGATTGGCATGAAGACAACAAATACAACCTTATTTCCATTTTCATCCGTTGAGAAAGCTACCCATACTACTGATGGAGCACCAAAGAGATCTAGTGATACTGCCTCTGACTCACAATATTGGCGGTATGATACCTCCCAGAAACGGCAGAAACATGGCGATAGCGATGGCAATAAGCTGTGCTTTAAATATCTGTCTTCGGGTTCTTGTGATCGAGGAGAGAAATGCCACTTTCAGCACAATGAAGGCGCAAGAGACCAATATTTAAGTGGTGTGTGCTTTGATTTTCTCATCAAAGGCAAGTGCGAAAGGGGTCCAGATTGCGCCTTTAAGCACGGTGCAGAGGAAGAAGGTAACAGCTTTCCTAGCGGGAGACCTAGATCGGGAAATGCAAACTCTGAAAG GTCAAGAGATTGCTGGTTTTGTTTATCAAGTCCCAGTTTGGAGTCACATCTAATCACAAGTATAGGGGAACACTACTACTGTGCACTTGCTAAAGGACCCCTAGTGGAAGATCATGTGCTGGTTATACCCATTGAACACATACCTACTACCCTTGTATCTTCCCCTGAATGTGAAACAGAGTTAATTAGATTCCAGAACAGCCTGAAAATGTATTTCAAGAACCAAGGGAAGGAAGCTGTATTTTTTGAGTGGGTTTTCAAGCGAGGCAGTCATGCTAATCTTCAG GCTATTCCTATTCTGCCATCCAGAGTATCTGCTATTCAAGATATCTTTAATTTAGCTGCTCAAAAGTTGGGGTTCAAGTTCATGGTTATTAAAA ATGATGACAGTTCTGAAGGGAGAAAAATGCTGCAAATGAAGTTTGATAGAAAATGCAGTTTATTCTATGTGGAACTACCTGGAGGAACAATACTGTATCATTTAGTTGATGAAAATGAGAAATTCCCCACCCAATTTGGTCGCGAG GTTTTGGCAGGCTTACTGAACAAAGCCGACAGGGCTGATTGGAGGAATTGTAAGCTcagcaaagaagaagaagaaaagacgGTTGGGAATTTCAAGAATCGTTTTAAAGAGTATAACCCAAACCCATGA
- the LOC131325430 gene encoding zinc finger CCCH domain-containing protein 64 isoform X1, which yields MLSAFFSSLTGHTNEWPSGVTNGAVTSDLPLGVFDSYGSSSTVSELVAEIKPRYHVAATKGIFYAREPYTNVEAVHITRFLGLAPVGNKDKQKFLHAISPTPASVMASSEIGMKTTNTTLFPFSSVEKATHTTDGAPKRSSDTASDSQYWRYDTSQKRQKHGDSDGNKLCFKYLSSGSCDRGEKCHFQHNEGARDQYLSGVCFDFLIKGKCERGPDCAFKHGAEEEGNSFPSGRPRSGNANSERSRDCWFCLSSPSLESHLITSIGEHYYCALAKGPLVEDHVLVIPIEHIPTTLVSSPECETELIRFQNSLKMYFKNQGKEAVFFEWVFKRGSHANLQAIPILPSRVSAIQDIFNLAAQKLGFKFMVIKNDDSSEGRKMLQMKFDRKCSLFYVELPGGTILYHLVDENEKFPTQFGREVLAGLLNKADRADWRNCKLSKEEEEKTVGNFKNRFKEYNPNP from the exons ATGCTCTCTGCTTTCTTCAGTTCCTTAACTGGACATACTAATGAGTGGCCAAGCGGGGTCACAAATGGTGCTGTTACTTCTGATCTTCCTCTTGGAGTCTTTGATTCGTATGGTAGCAGTTCCACTGTGTCAGAATTAGTAGCGGAGATCAAGCCTCG CTACCATGTTGCAGCTACTAAGGGTATATTTTATGCTCGAGAACCCTATACCAATGTTGAAGCTGTACATATAACACGTTTCTTAGGTCTTGCTCCTGTTGGAAACAAAGATAAACAG AAATTCTTACATGCAATATCTCCTACTCCAGCATCTGTCATGGCTTCTTCTGAGATTGGCATGAAGACAACAAATACAACCTTATTTCCATTTTCATCCGTTGAGAAAGCTACCCATACTACTGATGGAGCACCAAAGAGATCTAGTGATACTGCCTCTGACTCACAATATTGGCGGTATGATACCTCCCAGAAACGGCAGAAACATGGCGATAGCGATGGCAATAAGCTGTGCTTTAAATATCTGTCTTCGGGTTCTTGTGATCGAGGAGAGAAATGCCACTTTCAGCACAATGAAGGCGCAAGAGACCAATATTTAAGTGGTGTGTGCTTTGATTTTCTCATCAAAGGCAAGTGCGAAAGGGGTCCAGATTGCGCCTTTAAGCACGGTGCAGAGGAAGAAGGTAACAGCTTTCCTAGCGGGAGACCTAGATCGGGAAATGCAAACTCTGAAAG GTCAAGAGATTGCTGGTTTTGTTTATCAAGTCCCAGTTTGGAGTCACATCTAATCACAAGTATAGGGGAACACTACTACTGTGCACTTGCTAAAGGACCCCTAGTGGAAGATCATGTGCTGGTTATACCCATTGAACACATACCTACTACCCTTGTATCTTCCCCTGAATGTGAAACAGAGTTAATTAGATTCCAGAACAGCCTGAAAATGTATTTCAAGAACCAAGGGAAGGAAGCTGTATTTTTTGAGTGGGTTTTCAAGCGAGGCAGTCATGCTAATCTTCAG GCTATTCCTATTCTGCCATCCAGAGTATCTGCTATTCAAGATATCTTTAATTTAGCTGCTCAAAAGTTGGGGTTCAAGTTCATGGTTATTAAAA ATGATGACAGTTCTGAAGGGAGAAAAATGCTGCAAATGAAGTTTGATAGAAAATGCAGTTTATTCTATGTGGAACTACCTGGAGGAACAATACTGTATCATTTAGTTGATGAAAATGAGAAATTCCCCACCCAATTTGGTCGCGAG GTTTTGGCAGGCTTACTGAACAAAGCCGACAGGGCTGATTGGAGGAATTGTAAGCTcagcaaagaagaagaagaaaagacgGTTGGGAATTTCAAGAATCGTTTTAAAGAGTATAACCCAAACCCATGA